One part of the Scatophagus argus isolate fScaArg1 chromosome 12, fScaArg1.pri, whole genome shotgun sequence genome encodes these proteins:
- the mtnr1c gene encoding melatonin receptor type 1C, whose translation MDLEVRDVNGSNCLSRNESDRRLSAFSSGVSTALASVLIFTIVVDILGNVLVILSVYRNKKLRNAGNIFVVSLSVADLVVALYPYPLVLTAIFHNDWTMGDLHCQASGFIMGLSVIGSIFNITAIAINRYCYICHSLHYDRLYSLRNTCCYLGLTWLLTAIATVPNFFVGSLQYDPRIYSCTFTQTVSSYYTISVVVIHFLIPVLVVSYCYMRIWVLVIQVKHRVKPEQRTKLKPSDVRNFLTMFMVFVLFAICWAPLNLIGLAVAINPVKVAPNIPEWLFVTSYFMAYFNSCLNAIIYGLLNQNFRKEYKTILLALCVPRLLLMETSRCATEGLKSKPSPAVTNNNVAEINV comes from the exons ATGGATTTAGAGGTGAGGGATGTGAACGGGTCGAACTGTTTGTCTCGGAATGAGAGCGACCGCCGACTTAGCGCCTTCTCCTCTGGAGTGTCCACTGCGCTGGCCAGCGTGCTGATCTTCACCATCGTGGTAGACATCCTGGGCAATGTCCTCGTCATCCTGTCCGTGTACAGGAACAAAAAACTCAGGAATGCAG GAAACATCTTTGTGGTGAGTTTGTCCGTGGCGGACCTGGTGGTGGCATTGTACCCCTACCCTCTGGTCCTGACAGCCATCTTCCACAATGATTGGACCATGGGGGATCTACACTGCCAAGCCAGCGGCTTCATCATGGGCCTAAGCGTCATCGGCTCCATCTTCAACATCACAGCCATTGCCATCAACCGCTACTGCTATATCTGCCACAGCCTCCACTATGACCGCCTGTACAGCCTGAGGAACACTTGCTGTTACCTGGGCCTCACCTGGTTGCTCACGGCCATTGCCACCGTTCCCAACTTCTTTGTTGGCTCGCTGCAGTATGATCCCCGCATCTACTCCTGCACCTTCACTCAGACAGTCAGCTCATACTATACAATCTCAGTGGTGGTTATTCACTTTCTGATCCCGGTGCTGGTGGTGTCCTACTGCTACATGAGGATATGGGTGCTGGTGATTCAAGTGAAGCATCGGGTTAAACCAGAGCAAAGGACCAAACTGAAACCCAGTGACGTGAGAAACTTCCTGACTATGTTTATGGTGTTCGTGCTGTTTGCAATATGCTGGGCACCACTGAACCTCATAGGTCTGGCTGTAGCAATTAACCCTGTGAAAGTTGCACCCAACATACCTGAGTGGCTATTTGTCACAAGTTACTTTATGGCTTACTTCAACAGCTGCCTCAACGCTATTATATATGGACTACTAAACCAAAACTTCCGGAAAGAATACAAGACAATCCTTCTAGCTCTTTGTGTTCCTCGTTTGCTCCTTATGGAAACCTCCAGGTGCGCCACTGAAGGACTTAAGAGTAAGCCCTCACCGGCAGTAACAAACAACAATGTAGCAGAGATAAATGTATAA
- the vma21 gene encoding vacuolar ATPase assembly integral membrane protein vma21 — MDGSVRASSDAVAGPPPYFRGNESSLVSALKTLLFFTVLMVTLPIGLYFASKAYIFEGSMKMSSSDSYFYAAIVAVLAVHVVLALFVYVAWNEGTPKGKGKDD; from the exons ATGGACGGATCTGTCAGAGCCTCTTCAGACGCCGTAGCTGGGCCGCCGCCTTATTTTAGAGG AAATGAAAGCTCCTTGGTTTCAGCCCTCAAGACACTGCTGTTCTTCACTGTCCTGATGGTCACGCTGCCCATTGGACTTTACTTTGCATCAAAGGCATACATCTTTGAGG GTTCGATGAAGATGTCAAGCTCTGACAGCTACTTCTATGCAGCTATTGTTGCAGTGCTTGCTGTGCATGTTgtgttggctttgtttgtttatgtggcCTGGAACGAAGGCACACCTAAAGGGAAGGGCAAAGATGACTAA